The following proteins come from a genomic window of Verrucomicrobium sp.:
- a CDS encoding efflux RND transporter permease subunit has product MGDYLLFGSQYAMRIWLDPAKLNEFNLTPGDVQAAIQAQNVQLASGELGGLPSVKGQQLNATVIGPSRLQTPEQFGTILLKTLSSGAQVRLKDVAKVGLGAESYAINGLYNGKPAAALGVKLASGANALETAEAVHKTLDKLQPIFPSSLKVAFPYDTTPFVKISIEEVVKTLLEAIGLVFLVMLLFLQNLRATLIPTIAVPVVLLGTFAILSAAGFTINTLTMFGMVLAIGLLVDDAIVVVENVERVMAEEGLTPKEATRKSMEQITGALVGIALVLSAVFIPMAFFSGSTGVIYRQFSITIVSAMGLSVLVALIFTPALCATLLKPVEKGHTERQKGFAGWFNRAFNRANRSYESGVRRVLGGAVLWLLVYVLIVGGLAFLFLRLPTSFLPDEDQGILFVLVNTPPGATQARTQKVLDDVRTYFLTQEKDNVADVFTAAGFSFGGRGQSSGLAFVNLKDWKERPGAQNSVSAIAGRAMGRFMQFKDAMAFAFAPPAVIELGNATGFDFELVDRAGLGHEALMAARNQMLGMASQEKGLVGVRPNGLSDEPQFRFDIDREKATALGLTVADVNDTLSAAWGSAYVNDFVDRGRVKRVFVQGDPSSRMSPEDFGKWYIRNNTGRMVPFSAFASGSWIYGSPKLERFNGSPSIEIMGAPAPGLSTGSAMKTMEDLAAKLPAGIGYEWTGLSFEERRAGSQSGALYSVSLAIVFLCLAALYESWSIPLAVMLVVPLGVFGAVAATVLRGLSNDVFFQVGLLTTIGLSAKNAILIVEFAKENYDSGMDLLESTVRAAHQRLRPILMTSLAFILGVMPLAISTGAGSGGRNAIGTGVIGGMVSATLLAIFFVPLFFVIMLRLFKVKPFRAGHDPHADEEEKREGRS; this is encoded by the coding sequence GTGGGCGACTACCTCCTCTTCGGCTCCCAGTACGCCATGCGCATCTGGCTCGATCCCGCGAAGCTCAACGAGTTCAACCTGACGCCCGGCGATGTCCAGGCCGCCATCCAGGCGCAGAACGTGCAGCTGGCCTCGGGCGAGCTGGGCGGCCTTCCTTCCGTGAAGGGGCAGCAGCTCAACGCCACCGTCATCGGGCCTTCCCGCCTGCAGACGCCGGAGCAATTCGGCACCATCCTCCTTAAGACGCTTTCTTCCGGCGCGCAGGTCCGGCTGAAGGACGTGGCCAAAGTCGGCCTGGGGGCGGAGTCCTACGCGATCAACGGCCTCTACAACGGCAAGCCCGCCGCCGCCCTGGGCGTGAAGCTGGCCTCCGGCGCCAACGCGCTGGAAACCGCCGAGGCCGTCCACAAGACCCTCGACAAGCTTCAGCCTATCTTCCCCTCCAGCCTGAAGGTCGCCTTCCCTTACGACACCACGCCCTTCGTGAAAATTTCGATCGAGGAAGTCGTGAAGACCCTCCTGGAGGCCATCGGCCTCGTCTTCCTGGTCATGCTTCTCTTCCTGCAGAACCTGCGGGCCACCCTCATCCCCACCATCGCCGTGCCGGTGGTGCTCCTGGGCACCTTCGCCATCCTTTCCGCCGCCGGATTCACCATCAACACCCTGACCATGTTCGGCATGGTGCTGGCCATCGGCCTCCTGGTCGACGACGCCATCGTCGTCGTGGAAAACGTGGAGCGCGTCATGGCGGAGGAAGGCCTCACGCCGAAGGAAGCCACCCGCAAGTCGATGGAGCAGATCACGGGCGCCCTCGTCGGCATCGCCCTGGTCCTTTCCGCCGTCTTCATCCCGATGGCCTTTTTCAGCGGCTCCACCGGCGTCATCTACCGGCAGTTCTCCATCACCATCGTCTCCGCGATGGGCCTTTCCGTGCTGGTCGCCCTCATCTTCACCCCCGCCCTTTGCGCCACCCTCCTCAAGCCGGTGGAAAAAGGCCACACGGAGCGGCAGAAGGGCTTTGCCGGCTGGTTCAACCGCGCCTTCAACCGGGCCAACCGCAGCTATGAAAGCGGCGTCCGCCGCGTCCTGGGCGGCGCGGTGCTCTGGCTGCTCGTCTACGTCCTGATCGTCGGCGGCCTGGCCTTCCTCTTCCTGCGGCTGCCCACCTCCTTCCTGCCGGACGAGGATCAGGGCATCCTCTTCGTGCTGGTGAACACCCCGCCGGGAGCCACCCAGGCCCGCACCCAAAAGGTCCTGGACGATGTCCGCACCTACTTCCTGACGCAGGAAAAGGACAACGTGGCCGACGTCTTCACCGCCGCGGGCTTTAGCTTCGGCGGCCGCGGCCAGAGCAGCGGCCTGGCCTTCGTCAACCTGAAGGACTGGAAGGAGAGGCCCGGCGCCCAGAACAGCGTCTCCGCCATCGCGGGGCGGGCCATGGGCCGCTTCATGCAGTTCAAGGACGCCATGGCCTTCGCCTTCGCTCCGCCCGCCGTGATCGAGCTGGGCAACGCCACCGGCTTCGACTTCGAGCTGGTCGATCGGGCCGGCCTGGGCCATGAGGCCCTCATGGCCGCGCGCAACCAGATGCTCGGCATGGCCTCCCAGGAGAAAGGCCTCGTCGGCGTCCGGCCGAACGGCCTGAGCGACGAGCCGCAGTTCCGCTTCGACATCGACCGGGAAAAGGCCACCGCCCTGGGGCTGACCGTAGCGGACGTGAACGACACGCTCTCCGCCGCCTGGGGTTCCGCCTATGTGAACGACTTCGTCGACCGGGGCCGCGTGAAGCGCGTTTTCGTCCAGGGCGATCCCTCCTCCCGCATGTCCCCCGAGGATTTCGGAAAATGGTACATCCGCAACAATACCGGCAGGATGGTGCCCTTTTCCGCCTTCGCCTCCGGCAGCTGGATCTACGGCTCCCCCAAGCTGGAACGCTTCAACGGCTCCCCCTCCATCGAGATCATGGGCGCGCCCGCCCCCGGCCTTTCCACCGGCTCCGCCATGAAGACCATGGAAGACCTGGCCGCAAAGCTGCCCGCGGGCATCGGTTATGAGTGGACCGGCCTTTCCTTCGAGGAGCGGCGTGCGGGTTCCCAATCCGGGGCGCTCTACTCTGTCTCCCTGGCCATCGTCTTCCTCTGTTTGGCGGCGCTCTATGAAAGCTGGTCGATCCCTCTGGCCGTCATGCTCGTCGTTCCGCTGGGCGTCTTCGGCGCGGTGGCGGCGACCGTCTTGCGCGGCCTTTCCAACGACGTCTTCTTCCAGGTCGGCCTTTTGACGACCATCGGCCTCTCCGCAAAGAACGCCATCCTCATCGTCGAGTTCGCCAAGGAGAACTACGACTCCGGCATGGACCTGTTGGAATCGACGGTGCGCGCCGCCCACCAGCGCCTGCGCCCCATTCTCATGACCTCGCTGGCATTCATCCTGGGCGTCATGCCCTTGGCCATCTCCACCGGCGCCGGTTCCGGCGGCCGCAACGCCATCGGCACCGGGGTCATCGGCGGCATGGTCTCCGCCACCCTCCTGGCCATCTTCTTCGTGCCGCTCTTCTTCGTCATCATGCTGCGGCTTTTCAAGGTGAAACCCTTCCGCGCCGGACACGATCCCCATGCGGACGAGGAGGAAAAGAGGGAGGGCCGCTCATGA
- a CDS encoding efflux transporter outer membrane subunit, with product MSRLALIAAALLLAACTMAPTYKRPDSSIQAFWPDDGQGKKEEPSTIAVPAADIGWRDFFSDPRLQKLVELALKNNRDLRVAALNIEQARAQYQIRAAALYPGVNATTTGAVQRQPLAVYLPSAGSGGLTIHNYNIGVGVTSYEVDLFGRIRSLKEQALQQFFGMEESRTTAQISLVAQVANAYLTWLADRELLKVAEETLVSQGQTYSIQERAFQGGVLSAQDFQQAATAVSQAKLIIAQNKLAVAQDMNLLVLLVGEPFSDEVQAYLAANHGLENDSLLEALPAGLPSDLLRRRPDIRSAEDNLIAANANIGAARAAFFPTLTLTGAFGTASSGLSGLFAGGSQAWNFTPQVSVPLFDGGVNLANLKAAKVNRDLYVAQYQKSIQTAFREVADALAARKSLDDQLKAQEEYLKATDDSYKLYDLRFRNGIDSDLNVLIWQRSLYTARQNLVSTRLARLQNLVNLYKALGGGWLEHTVPTGKTPSVKQG from the coding sequence ATGAGCCGCCTGGCTCTTATTGCCGCCGCCCTGCTCCTGGCCGCCTGCACCATGGCGCCCACGTATAAGCGGCCGGACTCCTCCATCCAGGCCTTCTGGCCGGACGACGGGCAGGGGAAGAAGGAGGAACCCTCCACGATCGCCGTGCCCGCCGCCGACATCGGCTGGCGTGATTTCTTCTCCGATCCGCGCCTGCAGAAGCTCGTAGAGCTGGCGCTGAAAAACAACAGGGACCTGCGCGTGGCCGCGCTCAACATCGAGCAGGCCCGGGCGCAGTACCAGATCCGCGCCGCGGCCCTCTATCCGGGGGTCAACGCCACCACCACCGGCGCCGTCCAGCGCCAGCCTTTGGCCGTCTACCTGCCCAGCGCCGGCAGCGGCGGCCTTACCATCCACAACTACAACATCGGCGTGGGCGTCACCTCCTATGAGGTCGACCTCTTTGGCCGCATCCGCAGCCTGAAGGAGCAGGCCCTCCAGCAGTTCTTCGGCATGGAGGAGAGCCGGACCACCGCCCAGATCAGCCTGGTGGCGCAGGTAGCCAACGCGTACCTCACCTGGCTGGCCGATCGGGAGCTGCTCAAGGTGGCGGAGGAAACCCTGGTCAGCCAGGGGCAAACCTATTCCATCCAGGAGCGCGCCTTCCAGGGAGGCGTCCTCAGCGCCCAGGACTTCCAGCAGGCCGCCACCGCCGTCAGCCAGGCCAAGCTCATCATCGCGCAGAACAAGCTGGCCGTGGCCCAGGACATGAATCTGCTGGTCCTGCTTGTCGGGGAACCTTTTTCGGACGAAGTGCAGGCTTATTTGGCCGCCAACCACGGCCTGGAAAACGATTCCCTGCTGGAAGCCCTTCCGGCGGGCCTTCCTTCCGATCTGCTGCGCCGCCGGCCCGACATTCGTTCCGCGGAGGACAACCTGATCGCCGCCAACGCCAATATCGGAGCCGCCCGGGCGGCCTTCTTCCCCACGCTGACGCTGACCGGCGCTTTCGGCACCGCCAGCAGCGGCCTCTCCGGTCTCTTTGCCGGGGGATCCCAGGCCTGGAACTTCACCCCCCAGGTGAGCGTTCCTCTCTTTGACGGCGGTGTCAACCTGGCCAACCTGAAAGCGGCCAAAGTGAACCGGGACCTCTACGTGGCCCAATACCAAAAGAGCATCCAAACCGCCTTCCGGGAAGTGGCCGACGCTTTGGCCGCCCGCAAGTCCCTGGACGATCAGCTCAAAGCCCAGGAGGAATACCTGAAGGCCACCGACGACAGCTACAAGCTTTACGACCTCCGCTTCCGCAACGGCATCGACAGCGACCTCAACGTCCTGATTTGGCAGCGCTCCCTTTATACGGCCCGCCAGAACCTGGTCAGCACTCGCCTGGCCCGTTTACAGAATCTTGTGAATTTGTATAAGGCCTTGGGGGGAGGGTGGTTAGAGCACACCGTTCCCACGGGAAAGACCCCGTCTGTAAAGCAGGGATAA
- a CDS encoding lipid-binding SYLF domain-containing protein, protein MKYSALLLALAIGFISAVSASAANLQDRISEAVDILSARQHGGHPIPESILKNAKGVAIVKVSQGGLVFGGIGGQGILVTRKPSLLGSGWSAPSAFNLSGGTFGAQIGFQTKRYVMVINSEKALRLFTTEGSEVKWDGTAAGTAGATQLKETNSQLAKLPIIYYQDVDGVFGGATLGGTTVAVADDANQGYYGPNVWVNDILTGKVKAPASSKALYDVLNGK, encoded by the coding sequence ATGAAATATTCCGCTCTTCTTCTGGCCTTGGCCATCGGGTTCATCTCGGCGGTCTCGGCGTCCGCCGCAAACCTGCAGGATCGCATTTCCGAAGCGGTCGACATCCTCTCCGCCCGCCAGCACGGCGGCCATCCCATCCCGGAGAGCATTCTGAAGAACGCCAAGGGCGTGGCCATCGTCAAGGTCAGCCAAGGCGGCCTCGTCTTCGGCGGCATCGGCGGCCAGGGCATCCTGGTCACCCGCAAACCCAGCCTGCTCGGCTCCGGCTGGAGCGCCCCCAGCGCCTTTAACCTCTCCGGCGGCACCTTCGGCGCCCAAATCGGCTTCCAGACCAAGCGCTACGTCATGGTGATCAACTCCGAGAAGGCCCTGCGCCTCTTCACGACCGAGGGCAGCGAGGTGAAGTGGGACGGCACCGCCGCGGGCACCGCGGGCGCCACCCAGCTGAAGGAGACCAACTCCCAGCTGGCCAAGCTCCCCATCATCTACTACCAGGACGTCGACGGCGTCTTCGGCGGCGCGACCTTGGGCGGCACCACCGTGGCCGTGGCGGACGACGCCAACCAGGGCTACTACGGCCCCAACGTCTGGGTGAACGACATCCTCACCGGCAAGGTGAAGGCCCCCGCCTCCAGCAAGGCGCTCTACGACGTGCTCAACGGCAAGTAA
- a CDS encoding FecR domain-containing protein, with the protein MAMRILCLGAALFFPLFSLQAAPVEAVVKAVQGRVEACPAGGTFAPLKAGARLSSGTRIRTDGSGRAILLVTPGAAACLEKGTSVRLEHLEFSRTADGVARRKALLNLRSGTVLSLIDRKNPNVTDFVVRTPQGADAVPGAFYRVTVRGGKTHVRTTAGQADAAARAELKKAIKS; encoded by the coding sequence ATGGCGATGAGAATCCTGTGCCTGGGAGCGGCCCTCTTTTTCCCTCTTTTTTCCCTTCAAGCCGCTCCGGTGGAAGCCGTGGTGAAGGCCGTGCAGGGAAGGGTGGAGGCTTGTCCCGCCGGCGGCACTTTTGCGCCGCTGAAGGCGGGGGCGCGGCTTTCGTCCGGAACCCGGATCCGGACCGATGGGAGCGGGCGCGCGATCCTGCTGGTCACGCCGGGCGCGGCGGCCTGTCTGGAAAAGGGAACTTCCGTTCGCCTGGAGCATTTGGAGTTTTCCCGGACGGCGGACGGCGTGGCTCGGCGCAAGGCGCTGCTTAACCTGCGTTCCGGAACGGTCCTTTCCCTGATCGACCGGAAGAACCCGAACGTCACCGATTTCGTCGTGCGGACTCCGCAGGGCGCGGACGCCGTGCCGGGCGCTTTCTACCGGGTCACGGTGAGGGGCGGCAAGACGCACGTCAGGACTACCGCGGGTCAGGCGGATGCCGCCGCCCGGGCGGAACTGAAAAAGGCGATTAAAAGCTAA
- a CDS encoding YbhB/YbcL family Raf kinase inhibitor-like protein, which translates to MHALLCLLGLLLSGSSLWAQAFPYEVPDSIVFSLTSPAFKNGDPLTKQYTKEGGNVSLPLKIDHIPDHARSLAVVMVDLDGPDGPFTHWLVWNLPRQTWTIPENIRFPVRVVVGQNDFGNNRYDGPDLKPGSGVHHYEIRVYALHQMLDLPPETKREQLLNAFNNLLMAQTALTVTCAAPDAVEAPQPPPADGTNAPAAPEKTASSPDAPASTNAPESNAAPSSKEEPPPAP; encoded by the coding sequence GTGCACGCGCTCCTCTGCCTGCTGGGCCTTCTTCTTTCCGGGTCTTCCCTTTGGGCCCAGGCCTTTCCCTACGAGGTGCCGGACAGCATCGTCTTCTCCCTCACCTCCCCGGCCTTCAAAAACGGCGACCCGCTCACCAAGCAATACACGAAGGAAGGCGGCAACGTCAGCCTGCCCTTGAAGATCGACCACATCCCGGATCACGCCCGGAGCCTTGCCGTGGTGATGGTCGATCTGGACGGCCCGGACGGCCCCTTCACCCACTGGCTGGTCTGGAATCTGCCCCGCCAGACATGGACGATCCCGGAAAACATCCGCTTTCCCGTCCGGGTCGTGGTGGGACAAAACGACTTCGGCAACAACCGCTACGACGGCCCCGACTTAAAACCCGGCTCCGGCGTGCATCATTACGAGATCCGGGTCTACGCCCTGCACCAGATGCTCGACCTGCCGCCGGAAACCAAGCGGGAACAACTGCTGAACGCCTTCAACAACTTACTCATGGCGCAGACCGCGCTCACCGTCACTTGCGCCGCGCCGGACGCGGTGGAGGCGCCCCAGCCGCCGCCTGCTGACGGGACGAACGCTCCGGCGGCCCCGGAGAAGACCGCGTCCTCCCCCGATGCGCCGGCTTCCACGAACGCGCCGGAATCCAATGCGGCGCCCTCTTCAAAGGAAGAACCGCCGCCCGCGCCTTAG
- a CDS encoding Hsp20/alpha crystallin family protein, translated as MNLVPYIANRLNGHTSDLADLMGWNSPGQSAGRYHEDKDNYYAEFDLPGVRKEAVQLNVEGEELTLAAEREIGFGENRRTVSITRGLALPEDVNAEAIRADFQDGVLRLTFPKREESKPKQLKIAVN; from the coding sequence ATGAACTTAGTGCCTTACATTGCTAATCGCTTGAACGGCCACACGTCCGACCTGGCCGACTTGATGGGATGGAACTCCCCCGGCCAGTCCGCGGGCCGCTATCATGAGGACAAGGACAATTACTATGCCGAGTTCGACCTCCCCGGCGTCCGCAAGGAGGCCGTCCAGTTGAACGTCGAAGGCGAGGAATTGACCTTGGCCGCCGAGCGCGAGATCGGCTTCGGCGAGAACCGCCGGACCGTCTCCATCACCCGCGGCCTGGCGCTGCCGGAAGACGTGAACGCGGAGGCGATCCGCGCCGACTTCCAGGACGGCGTCCTGCGGCTCACCTTCCCGAAGAGGGAGGAGAGCAAGCCGAAGCAGCTCAAGATCGCCGTCAACTAA
- a CDS encoding acyltransferase, translating into MEDASKIYTIGRAASQRLYGLRGVAILLVLWDHYNLHALPLHLGPVGVRLFFVLSGFHITLSFWRAQEKAGLQGSWLHILKNFYLKRFLRIAPLFYGGLLLGLWAGLPQARETIRWDSLFLTNFYVVHANEWPGATAHFWSLAMQEQFYLLWPLLLLVACRWSFRATVGLTVVCTLFFRFYCDSHGLSPYCKWLLLPGCWDSFMAGAVLAHVYADPAKRAAVAAAARKVARPALWLTLPFAAGITLHFLPEMVHLQFLRESLEAVSLAALVWATFDAHGRFPHLDLLVENRHLIHIGKISYALYIFQFFFFCWLGPKLAHHLHDPFAQGLTSHTFLLLTFLSVLCLSYGYEAWGRMQKRRLIPATA; encoded by the coding sequence ATGGAAGACGCTTCCAAGATCTACACCATCGGCCGGGCCGCTTCCCAGCGGCTCTACGGGCTGCGTGGCGTGGCCATCCTCCTGGTCCTGTGGGACCATTACAACCTGCACGCGCTGCCGCTCCACCTGGGACCCGTCGGCGTCCGGCTTTTCTTCGTCCTGAGCGGTTTTCACATCACTCTTTCCTTTTGGCGGGCGCAGGAAAAAGCGGGCCTGCAGGGATCGTGGCTTCACATCCTCAAGAACTTTTATCTCAAGCGCTTCCTCCGCATCGCCCCGCTCTTTTACGGCGGGTTGCTTCTGGGCCTTTGGGCAGGCTTGCCGCAGGCGCGGGAGACAATCCGCTGGGACAGCCTGTTCCTGACCAATTTCTACGTGGTCCATGCGAATGAATGGCCCGGGGCCACGGCCCATTTCTGGTCTCTGGCCATGCAGGAGCAGTTCTACCTCCTCTGGCCGCTCCTGCTGCTGGTGGCCTGCCGCTGGTCCTTTCGGGCCACGGTGGGGCTCACCGTGGTTTGCACGCTTTTCTTCCGCTTCTATTGCGATAGCCACGGCCTCTCCCCCTATTGCAAGTGGCTGCTCTTGCCCGGCTGCTGGGATTCCTTCATGGCCGGCGCGGTGCTGGCCCATGTCTACGCAGACCCGGCGAAGCGCGCCGCCGTGGCTGCGGCGGCGCGGAAGGTGGCGCGGCCCGCTTTGTGGCTGACGCTTCCCTTTGCGGCGGGCATCACCCTTCATTTTCTCCCCGAAATGGTTCACCTCCAGTTCCTCCGGGAATCGCTGGAGGCCGTTTCCCTGGCCGCGCTGGTCTGGGCCACCTTTGACGCCCATGGCCGTTTCCCGCACCTCGACCTCCTGGTGGAGAACCGGCACCTCATCCACATCGGCAAGATCAGCTACGCCCTCTACATCTTTCAGTTCTTCTTCTTTTGCTGGCTGGGACCGAAGCTGGCCCACCACCTGCACGACCCCTTCGCCCAGGGGCTCACTTCTCATACCTTCCTGCTCCTGACTTTCCTCAGCGTGCTGTGCCTGAGTTACGGATACGAGGCCTGGGGGCGGATGCAAAAGCGCCGTTTGATCCCTGCCACCGCCTAG
- the nth gene encoding endonuclease III — MKEAQADRLSEIILRLRAAYPGARCELDFRTPLELLVATILSAQCTDVLVNKVTPALFQKYKTAAAYAAAPLPELEEMLRRIGLYRAKAKNIKKCCQVLVEKHAGEVPREMDALVELAGVGRKTANVVLGNAFGIDEGIVVDTHVTRLSHRLDLTRQTTPEKIEAALVRRVPRPEWTLFSHLLIWHGRRRCRAQRPDCPQCELLDLCPRRGVSAKTPLQKA; from the coding sequence GTGAAAGAGGCCCAGGCCGACCGCCTGAGCGAGATCATCCTCCGCCTGCGCGCCGCCTACCCCGGCGCGCGGTGCGAGCTAGACTTCCGCACCCCGCTGGAGCTCCTCGTCGCCACCATCCTATCGGCGCAGTGCACCGACGTGCTGGTGAACAAGGTCACGCCCGCCCTCTTCCAGAAATACAAGACCGCCGCCGCCTACGCGGCCGCCCCCCTGCCCGAGCTGGAGGAAATGCTCCGCCGCATCGGCCTCTACCGCGCCAAGGCAAAGAACATCAAAAAGTGCTGCCAGGTCCTCGTCGAAAAGCACGCCGGGGAAGTGCCACGGGAGATGGACGCCCTCGTCGAGCTGGCCGGGGTGGGCAGGAAAACGGCCAACGTCGTCCTGGGCAACGCCTTCGGCATCGACGAGGGGATCGTCGTCGACACCCACGTCACGCGGCTTTCCCACCGCCTCGACCTGACCCGCCAGACCACGCCGGAGAAGATCGAAGCCGCCCTCGTCCGCCGCGTTCCCCGGCCGGAGTGGACCCTCTTCTCCCACCTCCTCATCTGGCACGGACGCCGCCGCTGCCGCGCCCAGCGTCCGGATTGCCCCCAGTGCGAGCTGCTCGACCTCTGCCCGCGCCGGGGCGTTTCTGCAAAAACGCCGCTTCAAAAAGCCTGA
- a CDS encoding leucyl aminopeptidase — translation MARAANLVREVGNLPPNHITPATLAERARALAKTHGLAVKVWDEKQLKREGFGGILAVGQGSANPPRFISLEYRGKGASSAAPYVVVGKAITFDSGGISIKPGEGMDEMKFDKMGGVAVLGILQAVSELKLPIRVVGLISSAENMPGSRAYRPGDIVTTYNGQTIEVLNTDAEGRIVLADALAYAVKHLKPKLMFDMATLTGAVVVALGGGRTGLFATDEKIRQDLWENSEEAGDPAWPLPFAEEYSDQIKSDVALVKNTGGRQGGASTAASFLHHWTGDTPWVHLDIAGTAWTTKELPYLEKGATGAGVRLITDYLRRKAK, via the coding sequence CTGGCCCGCGCCGCCAACCTGGTGCGCGAAGTCGGCAACCTCCCCCCCAACCACATTACCCCCGCCACCCTGGCGGAGCGCGCCCGCGCGCTGGCCAAGACCCACGGCCTGGCCGTGAAAGTGTGGGACGAAAAGCAGCTCAAGCGCGAGGGCTTCGGCGGCATCCTGGCCGTCGGCCAGGGCTCGGCCAATCCGCCGCGCTTCATCTCCCTGGAATACCGGGGCAAGGGCGCGTCCAGCGCCGCCCCCTACGTCGTCGTCGGCAAGGCCATCACCTTCGACAGCGGCGGCATCAGCATCAAGCCCGGCGAGGGCATGGACGAAATGAAGTTCGACAAAATGGGCGGCGTCGCCGTCCTGGGCATCCTCCAGGCCGTCAGCGAGCTGAAGCTGCCCATCCGCGTCGTCGGCCTCATCTCCAGCGCGGAGAACATGCCCGGCTCCCGCGCCTACCGCCCCGGCGACATCGTCACCACCTACAACGGCCAGACCATCGAGGTTCTGAACACCGACGCCGAGGGCCGCATCGTCCTGGCCGACGCGCTGGCCTACGCGGTAAAGCACCTCAAGCCCAAGCTCATGTTCGACATGGCCACCCTCACCGGCGCCGTCGTCGTCGCCCTGGGCGGAGGCCGCACCGGCCTCTTCGCCACGGACGAGAAGATCCGCCAGGACCTCTGGGAAAATTCCGAGGAAGCGGGCGACCCCGCCTGGCCCCTCCCCTTCGCCGAGGAATACTCCGACCAGATCAAGAGCGACGTGGCGCTGGTGAAAAACACCGGCGGCCGCCAAGGCGGCGCCTCCACCGCGGCCTCCTTCCTCCACCACTGGACGGGCGACACGCCCTGGGTCCACCTGGACATCGCCGGCACCGCCTGGACGACCAAGGAGCTGCCCTACCTGGAAAAGGGCGCCACCGGCGCGGGCGTCCGCCTCATCACCGACTACCTCCGCCGCAAGGCCAAGTGA
- a CDS encoding M17 family peptidase N-terminal domain-containing protein translates to MKLDIVTKAPARTDRVEFFPSTAKALPGVPAAEFSGAPLSTLLHRSADGRRTLYVGIGDPKKKPATAALLRKAAGTGVKALLKIGAQEIVLAPGSHLPYLSAIVEGALLASYKFEVYKAPQARRKNSLQNSSPWPWSRAASPPAARRSRTPTKAPSWPAPPTWCAKSATSPPTTLPPPPWRSAPARWPRPTAWP, encoded by the coding sequence ATGAAACTCGACATCGTCACCAAAGCGCCCGCCCGGACCGACCGGGTTGAATTCTTCCCCTCCACCGCCAAGGCCTTGCCCGGCGTTCCCGCCGCGGAGTTTTCCGGCGCGCCGCTCTCCACCCTCCTCCACCGCTCCGCCGACGGCCGCCGCACCCTCTACGTCGGCATCGGCGATCCCAAGAAAAAACCCGCCACCGCCGCCCTCCTCCGCAAGGCCGCCGGCACCGGCGTAAAGGCCCTCCTGAAAATCGGCGCGCAGGAAATCGTCCTAGCTCCCGGCAGCCACCTGCCCTACCTCTCCGCCATCGTGGAAGGCGCGCTCCTGGCCTCCTACAAGTTCGAGGTCTACAAAGCCCCCCAAGCCCGCCGGAAAAACAGCCTGCAAAATAGCTCACCGTGGCCGTGGAGCAGGGCGGCGAGTCCGCCCGCCGCCAGGCGGAGCAGAACGCCCACCAAGGCGCCATCCTGGCCCGCGCCGCCAACCTGGTGCGCGAAGTCGGCAACCTCCCCCCCAACCACATTACCCCCGCCACCCTGGCGGAGCGCGCCCGCGCGCTGGCCAAGACCCACGGCCTGGCCGTGA